In the genome of Pelobacter seleniigenes DSM 18267, one region contains:
- a CDS encoding DUF1835 domain-containing protein yields MNKVLHITSGDMAGDSLAQAGLGGDILVWHDILYDGPREPGWPDEKTFRARALFLEELTAGGLGREHILETMRNQYRQLATAGSYERIVLWFDACLFDQSMLAHVLTCLAHQGLHQVDLLCIDAFPGIEPFNGLGQLQPGQLASLYRDRGPVSTEQFAFAAAVDRAFARQDKALFRDLAAMSAPPLPWVPAAVKRWLQEQPDPATGLGRLESLALAAIRSGCNTPGDIFAAVAAADGPPQYWGDITLWGKLNGLADRVPPLVTMSGPLARLPQWESPVPLSEFRISVC; encoded by the coding sequence ATGAACAAGGTTCTGCACATCACCAGCGGTGACATGGCTGGGGACAGCCTGGCACAGGCCGGTCTGGGCGGGGACATCCTGGTCTGGCACGATATCCTTTATGACGGACCACGGGAGCCGGGCTGGCCGGATGAGAAGACCTTTCGTGCCCGGGCCCTGTTTCTGGAGGAATTGACCGCCGGGGGGCTGGGGCGGGAGCACATTCTGGAAACTATGCGCAACCAGTACCGGCAGCTGGCAACCGCTGGTTCCTATGAACGGATCGTTCTCTGGTTCGATGCCTGCCTTTTTGACCAATCCATGCTGGCCCATGTGCTGACTTGCCTGGCTCATCAGGGTCTCCATCAGGTGGACCTGCTGTGCATCGATGCATTTCCCGGTATCGAGCCCTTCAACGGCCTTGGCCAATTGCAGCCGGGACAGCTGGCCTCTCTCTACCGGGACCGTGGTCCGGTCAGCACTGAGCAATTTGCCTTTGCCGCTGCTGTGGACCGGGCTTTTGCAAGGCAGGATAAAGCTTTGTTCAGGGATTTGGCTGCCATGAGCGCGCCGCCTTTGCCCTGGGTTCCGGCTGCGGTTAAGCGCTGGCTGCAGGAACAGCCCGACCCGGCAACCGGGTTGGGGCGGTTGGAAAGCCTTGCCCTTGCAGCGATCCGCAGCGGCTGTAACACTCCGGGGGATATTTTTGCGGCTGTCGCTGCCGCGGATGGACCACCGCAGTACTGGGGTGACATCACCCTGTGGGGCAAACTCAACGGCCTCGCTGACCGTGTCCCTCCGCTCGTTACCATGAGCGGACCCTTGGCTCGTCTGCCGCAGTGGGAGAGCCCTGTGCCGCTCAGTGAGTTCAGGATCTCAGTTTGTTGA